The DNA segment CAAAAAATCTCACTTAATTCATCGTAATGAGTTTCGAGTACGATATAAGAGCCTGCGAGTGCGCTTAATCGTGGTCTTCTTCTCGCCATGCCTTTCAATGTTTGAGCAATATATGCCTTATCAGCATAACGAATTAACCAAGATTGTGACCATAGATACTCATTAAGCTCTTGGAATTTTTCAGGTGTTTGCCATAAATCAGGTTCAATAATATTTCGGGTCTTGGTGACAAATTCTGCCAACGGCATATTTGGTTCAAATTTCAACCAATTTAAAGAAAGAAAATGATCCCAAAAAACATCTAAAGTAATTGGCGAAACTCGGCGATATTCATCAGGAAATAAAAGGCGAGCTTGTTTGACTAATGGATGAGTGTCAGTAAGCACATCAATACGTCTATGCATACGAATGCCCTCAATAACAGCTTGGCTGTAATTAGAGCTAGGTGCGCCTTTAACGTAATCTGCCATCATATTGCCTAATAGAGAGCTTTTTGCTCTAAAGGCCAGATGTAAGTGAGCAAGATAATTCATCACAGCATCATAGCGCTTTTTGAATAAAAAAGGGCTTCTTTCTTGCACTGATAAGCTGGCAGCACTAGACTAGTCCGCCTGTTTTTTATGAAAGTAGTCGTTTAATTATGCGTGTATCAGACTTTACATTTGAATTGCCAGAAGCTTTGATTGCTCACTATCCACAACCTCAACGCAGTGGTTGTCGTTTGCTCTCTTTAGAAGGTGAGACTGGTGCTTTATCACACGGTATTTTTACCGATGTATTAGATAAAATAAATGCCGGTGATCTGCTGGTTTTTAATAATACGCGCGTGATCCCTGCGCGTATTTATGGGCGTAAAGCGTCAGGTGGTAAAATCGAAGTGTTAGTTGAGCGTATGCTTGATGAACATCGCGTTCTTGCTCATGTTCGAGCCTCTAAATCACCGAAAGAAGGCGCTGCGCTTGTGTTAGGTGAAGATGAAAGTGTACAAGCAACTATGGTTGCGCGTCATGATACGCTTTTTGAAATTCGCTTTGATGATGAAAGAGATGTTCTTACTATCCTAAATAGTATTGGGCATATGCCTTTACCTCCTTATATTGATCGTCCTGATGAAGAATCTGATAAAGAGCTTTATCAAACGGTTTATAATGAGCGTCCAGGCGCTGTTGCCGCGCCTACTGCGGGATTACACTTTGATGAACCATTACTTCAAGCCTTAAAAGAAAAAGGTGTTGAGATGGCATTTGTCACACTGCATGTTGGGGCGGGAACTTTCCAACCAGTGCGTGTTGATAATATCGAAGAACACACAATGCATTCTGAATACGCAGAAGTACCACAAGAAGTGGTTGATGCTGTATTAGCGTGTAAAGCGCGTGGAAATCGAGTGATTGCGGTAGGGACAACATCTGTTCGCTCATTAGAAAGTGCCGCTAAGGCAACAAAAGATGCGTTAATAGCACCTTTCTTCGATGATACCCAAATCTTTATTTATCCGGGTTATCAATATCAAATTATTGATGCGTTGATTACCAATTTCCATTTACCTGAATCTACTTTAATCATGCTGGTTTCTGCTTTTGCTGGGTATAAAAATACCATGAATGCTTATAAAGAAGCGGTTAAGCAAGAGTATCGTTTTTTCAGTTATGGTGATGCGATGTTTATTACGGGTAATCCTTTAGCTATCAATGAAAAAGTAGGGCAAGAATAAAGATTTATTATTTTTTTAGTGTTTTTCTTCTTTTTATGAATTGTTATTTCAATTTTATTGCTTAATCCCTTTGACTAAGCACGGGTTTTTGTTGAAGTAACATATACAGCCGTCTAACAAATGATTAGAATATGCTGTTTTTTAATGCGCATTGGACTGTTTTTCTGATGCTTGGAGGATGAGTGAAATACGAATTAGACAAAACCGACGGTAATGCTCGTCGCGGTCGCCTTATTTTTGAACGTGGTGTTGTTGAAACACCTGCATTTATGCCAGTGGGTACTTACGGCACAGTAAAAGGAATGACACCTGAAGAAGTGAAAGCGACAGGCGCACAAATTCTTTTAGGTAACACCTTCCACTTATGGTTACGCCCGGGTCAAGAAATCATGAAGTTACATGGTGATTTACATGATTTTATGCAATGGCAAGGTCCTATTTTAACGGATTCAGGCGGTTTCCAAGTCTTTAGTTTAGGCGCAATGCGTAAAATTAAAGAAGAGGGCGTCCATTTCCGTAACCCTATTAATGGCGAAAAGATTTTCTTAAGCCCAGAAAAATCAATGGAAATCCAATACGATTTGGGTTCTGAC comes from the Proteus appendicitidis genome and includes:
- a CDS encoding ACP phosphodiesterase — its product is MNYLAHLHLAFRAKSSLLGNMMADYVKGAPSSNYSQAVIEGIRMHRRIDVLTDTHPLVKQARLLFPDEYRRVSPITLDVFWDHFLSLNWLKFEPNMPLAEFVTKTRNIIEPDLWQTPEKFQELNEYLWSQSWLIRYADKAYIAQTLKGMARRRPRLSALAGSYIVLETHYDELSEIFWQFYPQLLERAQHHQLDD
- the queA gene encoding tRNA preQ1(34) S-adenosylmethionine ribosyltransferase-isomerase QueA, giving the protein MRVSDFTFELPEALIAHYPQPQRSGCRLLSLEGETGALSHGIFTDVLDKINAGDLLVFNNTRVIPARIYGRKASGGKIEVLVERMLDEHRVLAHVRASKSPKEGAALVLGEDESVQATMVARHDTLFEIRFDDERDVLTILNSIGHMPLPPYIDRPDEESDKELYQTVYNERPGAVAAPTAGLHFDEPLLQALKEKGVEMAFVTLHVGAGTFQPVRVDNIEEHTMHSEYAEVPQEVVDAVLACKARGNRVIAVGTTSVRSLESAAKATKDALIAPFFDDTQIFIYPGYQYQIIDALITNFHLPESTLIMLVSAFAGYKNTMNAYKEAVKQEYRFFSYGDAMFITGNPLAINEKVGQE